In Erigeron canadensis isolate Cc75 chromosome 8, C_canadensis_v1, whole genome shotgun sequence, the DNA window AGACATTGGAAAAAATGGAAGGAATTTTCTCTCTTTAAGAATCGTATACGAGAGTAGATTCCACACTGGACTAAATAATTTAACTACTTAGTATCACACTGCTGATAATGTTTTCATATCGAGAGTAGATTGTTCTTTGTGCCGTTTATGATACAAAATCGCCTTATTTCGTTGACAGTCGTCTGGTAATCTACTTTGCAGCAGTAGCAGGAGGAGTACCACCAGTAGTTGGCCTAATAAGAAAACGACAGGCAGGTAAGAAAGGAACTTCGGATTTACTTTAAAAAATGCTAGACAAAAAGAGTGAATAAGAAAGAAACTCACAGCCCAACAAAAACTTTGAAAGCATCATAGATACCCCATTGTACCCCTGTAAGAGTTCCAATCATAACGATACGAAGAGGAAGACCACGAGTAGCAAGACCCCACAAACCTAGCTTCTTGACAGCCTGCAGATCAAGTAAAGATACATTCAAGAATAATGGAGTTTTATAATGATCATTAGAGGTGAAAAAATGTATCCGAAATTTGGATTAGTACTAGTATATTTGTACTGGTTGAAGCATGTTCTGTTAAACTGAAACACCCTTAATCCAAACTGCTTATGATAATTCCAGATAATTGGAGTCAGATGAGATATGGTTACAAAATCATACTCAAAATAAACTTGAGGCAACTTCAACTCATTTGACCCGTCATCTTTATGGTTTGTTTCATTTTACCCATCCGACCCATATATGATCAAACATAATTCTAAATCCGTAAatcgacccattcataagtgATTGAAATGAAAGTGTCAAAACACTGATGATCACCCTTGCAGCCTACTCTTTAGGGGCATTAACTTGTAAATTAAGGGAAATAGATGATTAAATATACTTACATCTCCAACGGTAGCTCCCTGAGCATTGTTGAGGAAAGAGACTAAATTATCAGCCGGGTGAGAAACGACGGCACAGAATATACCAGCCACATAACCACCAGCAAAGCTCACTCCAAGCTGAAAATTTTTGCTACATTCTTCCTTCGGTGTAGGGATAGCATGCTTGTACATCATCTCAACGATTGTTTCAAAAGATGCAAACTTCATCATTGTATCTGAAAAGCAAAGTGTCTGTTGGTAAGTAAAAGTGCATTCAAATCATACAAATATTAACATAAATTTGTCAAACACAAGCATATTAAACAGAGGAACGATAACAAATGTATTGTCAATGTCTTCCCAAATTCAATAATTATAAACTTACATGGAATCTGTCGTCCCCATAGAGGAGTTAGCCCCTTGTATAGCCTGTGAGATAATGtacaaaaatagaaagaaaaaaaaatcaatcctTTGAATAGGTAGGAACAGATACAGTTTACAAGACTTTAAAGTTTAGCAGATAAGTGGTCATACCCTGCAACACCTTCAGCCTTGATAATCTTTGGAAGGCCATCCGACAAACCCCTAGCAAATCCAGGTTGCGTTTGAACACGAACCTTAACTGCTTCAAAAGGGCAAAGGGCAATGTCTGCAATAATTTCAGCGGATGCAGAACCAGCAAGGTAAATCAATGTTTTATACTTGGTAGCGTACTCAGGACCAACGATATCAGAGTAGGTTTTCTTGAAATATTCGTAAAAACCATACTTGCTAGCACCTTGTACACTGTAACCGAGTAAAGTTGGCGCCCATCCCTTATAAAATCCTTTCAATCCCTGCTCTTTGAGCAATACCCCGAATCCGGATGAAATGGTCTTGTACTTTACAGGGTCAATCTGAAGAATTGAACATAACATGGTCAAGCCATAGATAAAAGACTAACATTAGATCATTTTTCAATACATGGCTAATCTTTCAAATTTCAAGTTCTTTAACATATAAGCTTAACACATTCTTTCAAATATTAGAGGCATGTAGTGTACTCTGCACCTAGTATAGCTTTTTATAAGCATTATGATATGcagaaatccaaaaattaaaacAGTTCTATACATAGCAATTTAGCAAATGTGAAATACTAAGCTAATAGCACCTGAAGGCCCTATATATAGAAAGCaatcaacataaattttaagATTTACTAGTATATGTGGTAAATTCTAAAAGTCCCTATACAGTTGCAATTGTCACACAACTTCAAAGACAGCCTTATTTTCTAGCTAATGTCAATGAGTACAAAAATGCATTAAGAAGCTTAATAAGCTGATAACTCAAATCAAAACTTGATCCTTAAACTATACATACACATAAGAAATCAGacaaataatatatagaaagatatagatatagatattcatCCACCTGCATATTACATTTGACAACATCCAACGGAGTAACAGCCGTGTGAGTGGTCCCACAAGCCAAAGTACCACCAATAGTACACGCCGCATAATAAGCAGGCGAAAACATCTTAATCTTGCCAGGCTCACTTGGAGCTGCCACCACAAAGCCTCTTTTCTCAACAGGATCCATTTCTGAACTCAAAAATGACGTTGACTTAGATGAATTCCCCTTATTTGACACCAAATGATCATTACTAAATCCGGTTTTAAACTTAGAAGAATATAGATAGCTTGGAATCATAGATTCTTTTAAGCCCTCCATAAATTAAGTTAATTACAAATTAATGTTTTTcgaaatctttttttttttttccaagatCAAGCTTAAAACATATACTTATGGTAACTTTTTTTGTATGTGGGGTTTGAATGTAATAAATTTTGTATAataacgtatatatatatgtgtgtgtgtcttttggaattattattttttttaacagtaaaaTGATGAGGAAAATGCAAAGAAACACGTAAATGCAGCCTTCCCCATTAGACTGGAATTGAACACTTGAAATTGAAAACTTGTAAGCATTTCGTCATGCATGATACATGACCAATAATTCAAAAGTTGGATACTTTCATTGACTTGACCTTTAATAATGTACTACTTTATTCATAATAATAGTCGTGAGAGATGATTCGCAAGAAAATAGTCGGGGCGTATATTTGACAAAGAGTttataataacttatatattggttaaaaagaaaaagtttatcACGAGGTCAATTGGTAATGTGGTCAACCGCTTAATTggtaatatgtatgaatatttttgttACGAATAACACAAGGTTTTTTGGGTTCTAAGCCAGTTATTCCATAAGTTCATAGCTATAACCgttgttgaatgaatcaggcaTATCTTTAAgctaaaaatatcattttaatagGTTAAAATAATGAAATTCGATCTTTACAAACGGAAATTTGaattattttgaatttgaatggaCGTTGAATTTTCTTACTTGTTTAACAAGCGTCGacattgaaacttgaaagtgaCCAAATTGATAACAAAAACCACTCGCTTTTAGATATGTGATTATTAAGATGAAATATTTCACAAAACATCAACAAAGGTTTCGTGGTGTAGTTGGTTATCACGTCAGTCTAACACACTGAAGGTCTCCGGTTCGAACCCGGGCGAAGccatttaactttttttcaatTCAATATCTTTTCATGGTATATATGGGCTCATTACCATCACAATTTGGGTTTCCAGTAAGCCCAAAATCAATTGAcggttaaaaatatatttgcCAAATACTAAAACAAGACGCCGTTGCCGGGGATCGAACCCGGGTCACCCGCGTGACAGGCGGGAATACTTACCACTATACTACAACGACTTGATGTCGAGAGTTTTgcataattttttctttttaacagaCGTAAAATGGTTTTGTCAACCATAGCAAAAATTATCCCAAAATCTGCAtagtttaaaaatcaatattaatattCACTTTCAAAAGAGGAATgttaattaagtttatataGACATTTATCCatattatagttttttaaaatttgatttaaaatacGTAGTGTGAAAATATTAAATGTAACATTGTAATTATAATTAggcattttatatttaatatgacaAAACCCGAGTAATAACGCGGGATGTAGATGGTCGTGACACTGTTTATGAGCCTCCtcctttaataatattatacaaTTACTCCTGCATTATTACACGAATATTTACTTTTTGGTTAtcgaaataaattttaaaaataactttatacAAACATTATGTTATGCAGCCTTAAGCTCTTAACAAATGTTCTGATGGCGTTATTGTCATAGACGGAGCCAAGATCTTTGGTTGACGAGGGTCGGGATAATAATTTTTGTCGTAAAATTCTTAACAACTAAACATATTCATAGCTACAACTTGACATATAAATTTAACAATATACTAAATGAAAACTTATAAATGAAAggattatattaaaaatctttaaaaactaaaaggttgtaaaatgaaataaaaaataaaaaacacataacTCCATGTGGACATAAATTAATGGACTCACACCCACCATCTAGATTACCTCTTTCGTCTTCAGTCACCTTCCCCACATAAATATCTTtcaattttcatcatttttattttcaaacagtaCCGATTTTCACCATTTCCTTACGTATTGGAGGgggttaaattatataaaattcgaTAAATCTCTAAGACCAAACTATAGAAAATCAATCATATTTATGCCTATTCGGGGAGGCTTGGCAACCGCCAGCCCCCTGTTTCTGCCACTGGTTATTGTCATGTTGATCTCCTACAACTTTTGGAAATTGGCTCATAAAATATTTAACCACACTTAATTATGTATCCTTCACTGATTACCTCAGTGGTTGGATACCTGGACATTTGTCCGTGAGGTCTCAAGTTCGATACTCTTGGACGTGGGATTTACAGGCTTTAGGTTGCATGTGCCTTCGTGGAGCATTTACCGGGTGGGGCGAGcggcggggggggggggggggggtggatCGGGTAGGTCCACGGTATCCAGTACGGATACCCGTGGTCCGGCCCTTGTtgttctaaaaatatatatatattagttaactttttatcttttaagaGCATGGTATCCGCAAGTCACGGCGAATACCATTGATGAGGCATTTCATGTCGTGATTAGTGTATCAAAAGTCTAAGCTTTAGAGCCCTAACATACAATTATAAAGAGAGAATGATCGGAGACACAAAATTAATATGAGTGGAGAAAAAAACACGACATTAATTAATCGAGAATGTAGATGGAGATAATGGTATACAATAGTTATATGTGTAAGGGCAAATAAGTGAATTCGCATGTcccaaatttataaaatttgtagtACCACCCTATAATCTTTAATAGGGAGTTAGATAGTTAAACATTTTTACTCTTATTCATAAATTGTTTCAAACTAGTTTCATACCTCTGgacgttgccccgggagacataaCAATGCGTAAAATGTGCAACGTATTTAAGACCGATGATCGATACATAACGATAAACTTACATTACAAAAGTGTATCATGATGGTAAAAAGatcttgtaaaaaaatataacgtttttattatAGCAGAAATAATACATTATATGTTATACTCATTCCTTTGTTTGTGATTAACTAGTCGTTGACTATGGGTATGTAGCAACCTTCAAATCAAGATGCTTAAATaatgaattaaaagaaaaaaacaactgGACTCACGCTGAGCATGATTCATTGTAGCTAAGTCCTTCATACAATGTTACTTATATTACAAGTAGATATATATTCTATAAGTAATATacttacattttattttaaaaagttacgtAGGAAAAACGCATTCAAAATTGTTATAAAACCTTAACTTTATAAGATAAAAATTaacattgaaaattttaaagaaaacataattCCTTTCTTTTACAATAAATAATGTTTTCAATTAGGAAAACTGAAGTAGTTTAGatatcaaaaaatcaaatattattttctaGGTTTTCTACatctaaaaaaaaagtaagtaatgCTCAACATTGTTTTCCACGAGTTTTGAATCCCTATACCACTATGGTGTATGAAGagggttaagatgtaggcactCTTACCTTTAACTAATTAGAAAAACTGCTTATAGATCTATATAAGATTGGAAAAATAGACTTTTGGCCTTGCAAGACATGAGATAAAAAGTTCAACTTTCGTCTCTAGAGGTAAGAGTGTTAACTACTTGATCTAAAGATTCAAAGGGCTACTTAGGTAGACTACTTACAGGTctatataagattaaaaaacaaaaaagacttTCGGTCTTGCAAGACATGAGaatgaaaagtttgattttCGTCCCTACAGGTAAGAGTGTTAACCACTTCATCTATAGATTCAAAGGACATAAAGTAAAgaaacacaaaggttggtggcAAAAACCTAAAAGCTAAGTTGGTGTTAAAATTGGTAGCAAATGttggaaaaacaaaattttagtggccaaagttaaaaaaaataaaaagtttattatgggtatgtttggcaaaagtagcTGTAACCTGTAGCTGTAGTTTTTAGTTGTAGTTTTTAAGCAAAGCTGTTAGCTAGagcttttactttttaaaattgtttggtATGGTAGCTGTAGCTGCAGCTTTAAGATGAACTTGTGTACTTTTAATGACAAAAAACTTtatcgaaaagctaaagctcctgaaatGTTACTTCAAGAagcgtttcattttggagctttttttttcaaataaaagctaaagctagttgcatccaaacaaagcttttaacacAAGAGGaactttttgttcaaaattaaaagctaaagttcTCCAAAAGCTCTTGAAAGACTCTTGCCAAACATAGCCTATAACTAACTCTACTTAAatgttatacgagtatataataatGTTTCTATGTACACTTATACCTTTAAACCCTTGGCTTTTTCCTGAAAACCATATATTTTTACCAAATAATTTAACCTCACATAAACAAATAGTAATAAAATTAACATCAAATAATTTTATCCAGTAAGTGATAAAGACACAGTGAAtgttcataaataataaaagcCCCATATCCACACATCCAAATTCACGAGGCCACAAAAGGAATAATAACTGTATACAAAATTTTGTCTCTCATTAAATACTCTTTTGATTTAGTGATATATCTTTAATTTTGAAGTTCaactatatttataaataaatattactcCATTATATAGTCCATTAGGGACAATGATGCAgtgtcaaaaattgacaaatttgTAAGTTTTGACAAGTTGGCTAGCCAATAAGAACGTGTCACGTGGCCTGTTGGtttttctt includes these proteins:
- the LOC122579775 gene encoding mitochondrial phosphate carrier protein 3, mitochondrial-like isoform X2, with the translated sequence MEGLKESMIPSYLYSSKFKTGFSNDHLVSNKGNSSKSTSFLSSEMDPVEKRGFVVAAPSEPGKIKMFSPAYYAACTIGGTLACGTTHTAVTPLDVVKCNMQIDPVKYKTISSGFGVLLKEQGLKGFYKGWAPTLLGYSVQDIALCPFEAVKVRVQTQPGFARGLSDGLPKIIKAEGVAGLYKGLTPLWGRQIPYTMMKFASFETIVEMMYKHAIPTPKEECSKNFQLGVSFAGGYVAGIFCAVVSHPADNLVSFLNNAQGATVGDAVKKLGLWGLATRGLPLRIVMIGTLTGVQWGIYDAFKVFVGLPTTGGTPPATAAK
- the LOC122579775 gene encoding mitochondrial phosphate carrier protein 3, mitochondrial-like isoform X1 gives rise to the protein MEGLKESMIPSYLYSSKFKTGFSNDHLVSNKGNSSKSTSFLSSEMDPVEKRGFVVAAPSEPGKIKMFSPAYYAACTIGGTLACGTTHTAVTPLDVVKCNMQIDPVKYKTISSGFGVLLKEQGLKGFYKGWAPTLLGYSVQGASKYGFYEYFKKTYSDIVGPEYATKYKTLIYLAGSASAEIIADIALCPFEAVKVRVQTQPGFARGLSDGLPKIIKAEGVAGLYKGLTPLWGRQIPYTMMKFASFETIVEMMYKHAIPTPKEECSKNFQLGVSFAGGYVAGIFCAVVSHPADNLVSFLNNAQGATVGDAVKKLGLWGLATRGLPLRIVMIGTLTGVQWGIYDAFKVFVGLPTTGGTPPATAAK